In a genomic window of Wyeomyia smithii strain HCP4-BCI-WySm-NY-G18 chromosome 1, ASM2978416v1, whole genome shotgun sequence:
- the LOC129717112 gene encoding epithelial splicing regulatory protein 2-like, whose amino-acid sequence MDGNPGLPYILVTAVGCWAADGAPQLGQRYIEVFQCSGDDMNMVLNGGFQQPSSISKPPLLSPGGTIVGSPFGGFSPFGHPQATVLPPRAHPAAAYYLQPILYWGYPSPPVSPTTYYGAPAPAGAHHLPPNIPPLSPICRETPGYPTRNCDIFGS is encoded by the exons ATGGAC GGTAACCCGGGGTTGCCCTACATAttggtgacagcggtgggatGTTGGGCGGCAGATGGTGCGCCCCAGCTGGGGCAGCGCTACATCGAAGTGTTTCAGTGTTCCGGCGACGACATGAATATGGTCCTGAACGGAGGATTCCAGCAGCCGTCGAGTATTTCGAAACCGCCGCTACTGTCACCCGGCGGAACCATCGTCGGCAGCCCATTCGGTGGCTTTAGCCCCTTCGGACACCCACAGGCGACAGTTTTACCTCCGCGGGCCCATCCTGCCGCGGCCTACTATCTGCAGCCGATTCTGTACTGGGGTTACCCAAGTCCACCGGTATCGCCAACCACGTACTACGGAGCCCCTGCCCCAGCTGGGGCGCACCATCTGCCGCCCAACatcccaccgctgtcaccaaTATGTAGGGAAACCCCGGGTTACCCTACCAGGAATTGTGATATCTTCGGAAGTTAA